Within the Pseudomonadota bacterium genome, the region AGGTTATCTGGAACGAACTCAAATACAAAACAGAGGTAAAAAAGGATTTCAGCGAACTTCCTCAAACCATCTGCCATCCCTCGCAATTGAACCAGGTTTTCATGAACATTCTGGTCAACGCGGCCCAGGCAATTGAAGTCAAGGGCGAAATATCCATCCGCACAAGCCATGAGGATGGATGGATTAAAGTTGTCATTGCTGATAACGGCAGTGGTATACCGGAAGAAAAACTGGACAGAATTTTCGATCCTTTTTTTACAACCAAAAAGGTAGGCGAAGGGACCGGCCTGGGCTTAAGCATCTCCCATGACATCATCCAAAAACATCATGGCGAGATATCAGTTACCAGCAACGTCGGCGAAGGAACCGCATTTACGATCAAGATTCCGGTTGTTGATGAAGAATAAATTTAGCCGTAATGCCTGACCGGAAATATTACTGCAAATTCTCTCTTTTCTTTCTCTTTTTACACGGCCCGAGTGGTCAATTATTTATGAAATGCAACAACCTATCCTTCATATGTTTACTTGTATTGTTCATGGCTGGATGCACCAAAGAACAGGTGTATGAGGGCCTCTATGAAGGACTGAAAAGCCGGGAACAAATGGTCTATCCATCAGATGAACCGATCCCCCAGGAACAGCAAAATTACGATGAATATAAAAAAGAGAGGGATGAATATCTGAACAAGGATCGCCAAGAATCACAGTAGAAATTTATTATCAGCTACCCGCTCAAAGACCTCCCCTCCTTTATCCCAAAAAACACATCAACCTCTTTATTTCACACGACAAATACATATGAAAGCGAAGTGCCATCAGACTTGGCCTTGCCACTTTACTCATGATTATATATATTGTGCATCCCTATAAATTCAAGCAGCCCTGACAAACGCACCAATATTTTGGAGTAAGAGATGCCTGAGGATAAAGATAATTCAGCCTGTAATGACATTCTTCAAATGATTCGCGCCGAGATCCTGCCCCTCTTCGACCAGGCCATCTCCGATGACAGTGTCTATTTTCCAAAACTCCCATCTTGTTCATTGCTGGGAGACAAAAGAATGCACCAGGAAACAATGCCCGATCATCGGGGAGGAAGGAGTCCGCTGCTGGCAGGTTTCCGGCACATACTGCGGCGGCAGTGTTCAGGGGCAATTTGTCGATAAATATCATAGTTGCAAGGAATGTGAAGTATATAAGGCAGCCTGCCCGACAATTGTCGAGGAGTTGGGGGAACAGCTCAATAACATGCTCTACCTGCTGAGAAAGCAGAAAGAAATCGCCAGGCAGCATATGGACAAAATTGATTATCTCAACAAAGACCTGCTTTCATCACTTGAAAATCTTGATGCCAAGAACCGGGTGTTTCGATACGGCTTCGCCGAATAAGACTCCCCAAAGACCGGTATTCCGCCCAAACACAAACGTGTTAACAAAGTTTACAAACAAAGGGACCTTTGCTTAGGCAGAATCATCGCCCTGATACAGCTGCCGCCTCACGATGAAATCCCTGTTTCTGGGCAATCGCAAGGGTTATGCCGCCGAAAAGAGGGTTTCTGCATGTAATGAGAACCGTTAGCGGATTACCCGACAATCACTGCATTATCAAGTTCGTTGGTGTCATCCGACTTAATGGGAAAATGCTCGGCAAGGATTTTGCCGATGCTGGTTATTTCTTTACAGAGCGCCTCACAGGCCTTGTTGGATTTGATACCCTTGGCAACCTCATCGGCATAGGATTGCAGGGTCTGCTGATCAATCTTCCGGTAGATCCCCTTGTCCGCCAGCACCCAGACCTTTCGTTCAAACAACGAGATGAAAAACAGCACCCCGGTATCGTCCCTGGTCTGATACAGACCTTTATGGAAAAATTCCTGGATCGCCTGCTCGCTCACCTGGTTTTCGATCCTGGCTTTCCCTGTGAAAATCCTTTTTACTGCGGGAAGATATTCTACAAGCCAGCCGAAGAGCAGAGATAAAACAAGGGCAAGAAAAACAAAATACCATAACGATCCGGAAAAAAAATAATCAACAAGCCCCAGGGAGAGCAAAGATCCGGTCACCACTCCCGCAAGAATCCGTGCCTCGGGATAGGTATCGCTGGCATCCACCACCATCACGGCGATTTCCCCGGAGGTCCGGGTTTCCACATCCCCGACAACCGCCTTGATCCGGTCTTTTTCCTGTTGGGTAAAAAAATTATCCGCCTTCATATTACCAGCCTCCTGAGGCACCGCCGCCGCCGAATCCGCCGCCGCCGAATCCGCCAAAACTGCTACCACCGCGACTGGAACCGCCGCCCATGCCGCCAAGATAAAACCCGCCGCCGCCCCGCATCAGGCCCTCAAGAAGAATGGGCAGAAACAACCCGCCTGCAAGCCCTGCCGGCACAAAGAATAACAGCGCCAGGAGACTGAACGGCAACAACCCGAAAATCATGGCAAGGGGAAAAAGAATTGCCCCGGCAGCCATGCCGGTTTTCTTTGAGATGAAACCGAAAAAAGCCACAACAACCAGGCCGAAAAACAGGAACTTAAACAACGGCGAGGGTTCCTGCCTCTGCTGATGCCCCAGACGTGAAGCCTTATCCCCCTTGAACTCACCCCGGGTTGCCTGGACAAGGGCGGCAACTCCTGCGGCAATCCCGTCATCAAACTTCCCCTGCTTGAATCGCGGTGATATCACCTGATCGATGATCCGACCGCTCAACAGATCGGTGAGCACGCCCTCAAGCCCCCTGCCCACCTCTATACGGATTTTTTTATCCTGCTTTGCAACCAGAAGCAAGATGCCGTTATCCTTGCCCTTCTGGCCTATTTTCCACTTATCAACCGCCCTGATGCTGAAATCCTCAATGGGATCGCCTTCCAGCGAATTGATCGTCAGGATTGCAATCTGGGTGGAATCGGACAGATCAAAGGATTGCAACGCCCGTTCAAGCTGGACGCGCACTGCTGGAGAGAGCATCTGGGCATAGTCATTTACATAGCCCTGATAATTGGGGATTTCAGCGCTATGACCTGCAACGGCCATACACGCCTGAGCCAATACAATGAAGAGCAGTGGCATGAAACAGCGCAACAGGGGGGCTAACAGCGCCCCCGTTCCACT harbors:
- a CDS encoding TPM domain-containing protein, which encodes MKADNFFTQQEKDRIKAVVGDVETRTSGEIAVMVVDASDTYPEARILAGVVTGSLLSLGLVDYFFSGSLWYFVFLALVLSLLFGWLVEYLPAVKRIFTGKARIENQVSEQAIQEFFHKGLYQTRDDTGVLFFISLFERKVWVLADKGIYRKIDQQTLQSYADEVAKGIKSNKACEALCKEITSIGKILAEHFPIKSDDTNELDNAVIVG
- a CDS encoding TPM domain-containing protein translates to MPLLFIVLAQACMAVAGHSAEIPNYQGYVNDYAQMLSPAVRVQLERALQSFDLSDSTQIAILTINSLEGDPIEDFSIRAVDKWKIGQKGKDNGILLLVAKQDKKIRIEVGRGLEGVLTDLLSGRIIDQVISPRFKQGKFDDGIAAGVAALVQATRGEFKGDKASRLGHQQRQEPSPLFKFLFFGLVVVAFFGFISKKTGMAAGAILFPLAMIFGLLPFSLLALLFFVPAGLAGGLFLPILLEGLMRGGGGFYLGGMGGGSSRGGSSFGGFGGGGFGGGGASGGW